The proteins below come from a single Octopus sinensis linkage group LG10, ASM634580v1, whole genome shotgun sequence genomic window:
- the LOC115216792 gene encoding uncharacterized protein LOC115216792 isoform X4 has protein sequence MDVAENTRTKKRSVQEAIVAALVVFSVFVTNILIFGFSAVLPIYLVEFKKVFPDLHDLVLLIVFLPSSVFGIAGFMVGIFLTKFGVRTTGIVGSLCLTLSICAPSFSSSIYVLLGCFSLLPGIGCASLNVSANNGLAAYFGEDSRKFIAFATVGKSLGYIIFPILTNYFIELMFWRGSLLLLAATFIQTLPCALIYSTDMYKNTRRETLAVSESNAPKDLYKSDSNVSVEQFQNVGDVQDETISSKLEISEVNNTALNHNEDINTNEKYIREAVIKALKYDNEPFVINNTQPDKEDSLGIEETAINSIKSEDEVIDVRSAKVQTEGKSDSKFSAKIVTILTNFNYLLFLFAVIITYGSVITTVSILPDYCVQQGLSQAESARIFSVGSFGYILACFVSSWLIHKNIVPSRIIFSTAATMSGLLICVYPSLSTSTYLTLLTFAVMFTNGLIFSTYVVTIMDYFEIGYFSISMGFGETAIGTGILIIGYLIGIFSEYMNTYEYSYYVIGIGPILSVQPILIPFLFSKLLTRQTLTYSVNNVENK, from the exons ATGGATGTCGCAGAAAACACACG AACCAAGAAACGATCCGTGCAAGAGGCCATCGTCGCTGCTTTGGTAGTATTTTCCGTTTTTGTTACCAACATACTAATATTTGGTTTCAGTGCTGTTCTACCAAtttacctcgtagaattcaagaaGGTCTTTCCAGACTTACACGATCTTGTGCTTTTGATAGTGTTTTTACCTTCAAGTGTGTTTGGTATTGCTG GTTTCATGGTTGGAATATTTCTCACTAAATTTGGCGTAAGAACCACTGGCATCGTGGGAAGCCTTTGTCTTACCCTTTCTATTTGCGCTCCATCGTTCTCTTCGAGTATTTATGTTTTATTGGGATGTTTCAGTCTTTTGCCAG GAATTGGTTGTGCTTCTCTTAATGTCTCGGCTAATAATGGATTAGCAGCTTATTTCGGTGAAGACAGTCGTAAATTTATTGCATTTGCTACGGTCGGAAAATCTCTTGGATATATAATTTTCCCAATCCTTACCAATTATTTCATTGAACTCATGTTCTGGCGTGGAAGTCTTCTTCTCCTGGCTGCTACTTTCATACAAACTCTGCCATGTGCTCTCATATATTCTACGGATATGTATAAAAACACGCGGAGAGAAACTTTGGCAGTAAGTGAAAGTAACGCGCCGAAAGATTTGTATAAGTCGGATTCAAACGTTTCTGTAGAACAATTTCAAAATGTTGGTGACGTTCAGGATGAAACGATATCGAGCAAACTGGAAATATCTGAAGTGAATAATACAGCCTTGAATCATAACGAAGACAtcaatacaaatgaaaaatatattcgtGAGGCGGTTATTAAGGCCTTAAAATATGACAACGAACCATTTGTTATAAATAATACACAACCTGACAAAGAAGATTCTTTGGGTATTGAAGAGACAGCTATAAATTCTATAAAATCGGAAGACGAGGTGATTGATGTTCGAAGTGCCAAGGTTCAAACGGAAGGAAAATCTGATTCGAAATTTTCTGCAAAAATCGTTACAATTTTAACAAATTTCAATTACCTTTTATTCCTTTTCGCTGTTATTATAACGTATGGCAGTGTTATAACAACAGTGTCTATCTTACCGGATTATTGCGTACAACAAGGGCTAAGTCAAGCAGAAAGTGCCCGTATATTTTCAGTGGGATCGTTTGGGTATATCTTGGCTTGTTTCGTCAGTAGTTGGTTGATACATAAAAACATTGTTCCAAGTAGGATTATATTTAGTACTGCAGCCACCATGAGCGGATTACTGATCTGTGTTTATCCTTCGTTGTCCACTTCAACATATTTGACTTTGCTAACATTTGCTGTGATGTTCACAAATGGCCTCATATTCTCTACATATGTTGTAACTATTATGGATTACTTCGAAATCGGATATTTTTCGATAAGCATGGGATTTGGAGAAACAGCAATTGGAACTGGCATTTTAATTATTGGATATCTGATAG GAATCTTCTCAGAATACATGAACACTTACGAATACAGCTACTATGTGATCGGGATCGGACCAATTCTTTCGGTTCAACCCATTTTAATTCCATTCTTATTTAGCAAACTACTAACTAGGCAAACACTCACATATTCTGTGAATAATGTCGAGAATAAATGA
- the LOC115216792 gene encoding uncharacterized protein LOC115216792 isoform X5, with protein MIINDIRTKKRSVQEAIVAALVVFSVFVTNILIFGFSAVLPIYLVEFKKVFPDLHDLVLLIVFLPSSVFGIAGFMVGIFLTKFGVRTTGIVGSLCLTLSICAPSFSSSIYVLLGCFSLLPGIGCASLNVSANNGLAAYFGEDSRKFIAFATVGKSLGYIIFPILTNYFIELMFWRGSLLLLAATFIQTLPCALIYSTDMYKNTRRETLAVSESNAPKDLYKSDSNVSVEQFQNVGDVQDETISSKLEISEVNNTALNHNEDINTNEKYIREAVIKALKYDNEPFVINNTQPDKEDSLGIEETAINSIKSEDEVIDVRSAKVQTEGKSDSKFSAKIVTILTNFNYLLFLFAVIITYGSVITTVSILPDYCVQQGLSQAESARIFSVGSFGYILACFVSSWLIHKNIVPSRIIFSTAATMSGLLICVYPSLSTSTYLTLLTFAVMFTNGLIFSTYVVTIMDYFEIGYFSISMGFGETAIGTGILIIGYLIGIFSEYMNTYEYSYYVIGIGPILSVQPILIPFLFSKLLTRQTLTYSVNNVENK; from the exons ATGATTATTAacgacat TAGAACCAAGAAACGATCCGTGCAAGAGGCCATCGTCGCTGCTTTGGTAGTATTTTCCGTTTTTGTTACCAACATACTAATATTTGGTTTCAGTGCTGTTCTACCAAtttacctcgtagaattcaagaaGGTCTTTCCAGACTTACACGATCTTGTGCTTTTGATAGTGTTTTTACCTTCAAGTGTGTTTGGTATTGCTG GTTTCATGGTTGGAATATTTCTCACTAAATTTGGCGTAAGAACCACTGGCATCGTGGGAAGCCTTTGTCTTACCCTTTCTATTTGCGCTCCATCGTTCTCTTCGAGTATTTATGTTTTATTGGGATGTTTCAGTCTTTTGCCAG GAATTGGTTGTGCTTCTCTTAATGTCTCGGCTAATAATGGATTAGCAGCTTATTTCGGTGAAGACAGTCGTAAATTTATTGCATTTGCTACGGTCGGAAAATCTCTTGGATATATAATTTTCCCAATCCTTACCAATTATTTCATTGAACTCATGTTCTGGCGTGGAAGTCTTCTTCTCCTGGCTGCTACTTTCATACAAACTCTGCCATGTGCTCTCATATATTCTACGGATATGTATAAAAACACGCGGAGAGAAACTTTGGCAGTAAGTGAAAGTAACGCGCCGAAAGATTTGTATAAGTCGGATTCAAACGTTTCTGTAGAACAATTTCAAAATGTTGGTGACGTTCAGGATGAAACGATATCGAGCAAACTGGAAATATCTGAAGTGAATAATACAGCCTTGAATCATAACGAAGACAtcaatacaaatgaaaaatatattcgtGAGGCGGTTATTAAGGCCTTAAAATATGACAACGAACCATTTGTTATAAATAATACACAACCTGACAAAGAAGATTCTTTGGGTATTGAAGAGACAGCTATAAATTCTATAAAATCGGAAGACGAGGTGATTGATGTTCGAAGTGCCAAGGTTCAAACGGAAGGAAAATCTGATTCGAAATTTTCTGCAAAAATCGTTACAATTTTAACAAATTTCAATTACCTTTTATTCCTTTTCGCTGTTATTATAACGTATGGCAGTGTTATAACAACAGTGTCTATCTTACCGGATTATTGCGTACAACAAGGGCTAAGTCAAGCAGAAAGTGCCCGTATATTTTCAGTGGGATCGTTTGGGTATATCTTGGCTTGTTTCGTCAGTAGTTGGTTGATACATAAAAACATTGTTCCAAGTAGGATTATATTTAGTACTGCAGCCACCATGAGCGGATTACTGATCTGTGTTTATCCTTCGTTGTCCACTTCAACATATTTGACTTTGCTAACATTTGCTGTGATGTTCACAAATGGCCTCATATTCTCTACATATGTTGTAACTATTATGGATTACTTCGAAATCGGATATTTTTCGATAAGCATGGGATTTGGAGAAACAGCAATTGGAACTGGCATTTTAATTATTGGATATCTGATAG GAATCTTCTCAGAATACATGAACACTTACGAATACAGCTACTATGTGATCGGGATCGGACCAATTCTTTCGGTTCAACCCATTTTAATTCCATTCTTATTTAGCAAACTACTAACTAGGCAAACACTCACATATTCTGTGAATAATGTCGAGAATAAATGA
- the LOC115216792 gene encoding uncharacterized protein LOC115216792 isoform X2, producing the protein MDVAENTRRTKKRSVQEAIVAALVVFSVFVTNILIFGFSAVLPIYLVEFKKVFPDLHDLVLLIVFLPSSVFGIAGFMVGIFLTKFGVRTTGIVGSLCLTLSICAPSFSSSIYVLLGCFSLLPGIGCASLNVSANNGLAAYFGEDSRKFIAFATVGKSLGYIIFPILTNYFIELMFWRGSLLLLAATFIQTLPCALIYSTDMYKNTRRETLAVSESNAPKDLYKSDSNVSVEQFQNVGDVQDETISSKLEISEVNNTALNHNEDINTNEKYIREAVIKALKYDNEPFVINNTQPDKEDSLGIEETAINSIKSEDEVIDVRSAKVQTEGKSDSKFSAKIVTILTNFNYLLFLFAVIITYGSVITTVSILPDYCVQQGLSQAESARIFSVGSFGYILACFVSSWLIHKNIVPSRIIFSTAATMSGLLICVYPSLSTSTYLTLLTFAVMFTNGLIFSTYVVTIMDYFEIGYFSISMGFGETAIGTGILIIGYLIGIFSEYMNTYEYSYYVIGIGPILSVQPILIPFLFSKLLTRQTLTYSVNNVENK; encoded by the exons ATGGATGTCGCAGAAAACACACG TAGAACCAAGAAACGATCCGTGCAAGAGGCCATCGTCGCTGCTTTGGTAGTATTTTCCGTTTTTGTTACCAACATACTAATATTTGGTTTCAGTGCTGTTCTACCAAtttacctcgtagaattcaagaaGGTCTTTCCAGACTTACACGATCTTGTGCTTTTGATAGTGTTTTTACCTTCAAGTGTGTTTGGTATTGCTG GTTTCATGGTTGGAATATTTCTCACTAAATTTGGCGTAAGAACCACTGGCATCGTGGGAAGCCTTTGTCTTACCCTTTCTATTTGCGCTCCATCGTTCTCTTCGAGTATTTATGTTTTATTGGGATGTTTCAGTCTTTTGCCAG GAATTGGTTGTGCTTCTCTTAATGTCTCGGCTAATAATGGATTAGCAGCTTATTTCGGTGAAGACAGTCGTAAATTTATTGCATTTGCTACGGTCGGAAAATCTCTTGGATATATAATTTTCCCAATCCTTACCAATTATTTCATTGAACTCATGTTCTGGCGTGGAAGTCTTCTTCTCCTGGCTGCTACTTTCATACAAACTCTGCCATGTGCTCTCATATATTCTACGGATATGTATAAAAACACGCGGAGAGAAACTTTGGCAGTAAGTGAAAGTAACGCGCCGAAAGATTTGTATAAGTCGGATTCAAACGTTTCTGTAGAACAATTTCAAAATGTTGGTGACGTTCAGGATGAAACGATATCGAGCAAACTGGAAATATCTGAAGTGAATAATACAGCCTTGAATCATAACGAAGACAtcaatacaaatgaaaaatatattcgtGAGGCGGTTATTAAGGCCTTAAAATATGACAACGAACCATTTGTTATAAATAATACACAACCTGACAAAGAAGATTCTTTGGGTATTGAAGAGACAGCTATAAATTCTATAAAATCGGAAGACGAGGTGATTGATGTTCGAAGTGCCAAGGTTCAAACGGAAGGAAAATCTGATTCGAAATTTTCTGCAAAAATCGTTACAATTTTAACAAATTTCAATTACCTTTTATTCCTTTTCGCTGTTATTATAACGTATGGCAGTGTTATAACAACAGTGTCTATCTTACCGGATTATTGCGTACAACAAGGGCTAAGTCAAGCAGAAAGTGCCCGTATATTTTCAGTGGGATCGTTTGGGTATATCTTGGCTTGTTTCGTCAGTAGTTGGTTGATACATAAAAACATTGTTCCAAGTAGGATTATATTTAGTACTGCAGCCACCATGAGCGGATTACTGATCTGTGTTTATCCTTCGTTGTCCACTTCAACATATTTGACTTTGCTAACATTTGCTGTGATGTTCACAAATGGCCTCATATTCTCTACATATGTTGTAACTATTATGGATTACTTCGAAATCGGATATTTTTCGATAAGCATGGGATTTGGAGAAACAGCAATTGGAACTGGCATTTTAATTATTGGATATCTGATAG GAATCTTCTCAGAATACATGAACACTTACGAATACAGCTACTATGTGATCGGGATCGGACCAATTCTTTCGGTTCAACCCATTTTAATTCCATTCTTATTTAGCAAACTACTAACTAGGCAAACACTCACATATTCTGTGAATAATGTCGAGAATAAATGA